In Maridesulfovibrio frigidus DSM 17176, a genomic segment contains:
- a CDS encoding energy transducer TonB: MRILGLLISLLLHASIITLAMTWAVSSPVKISLDMPVYQVDLISLAPAPSAPSAPKAPAKPVESLSKPGAVAIPEAVTSKKAPKPKVIPVKPVEAKPVVPKAQPKPEPKVEKISTKKIKTTNPPKKKVAEKKVEKPATPVKKVAPKKKETPPPKPAKPVKPAKPKLTAEQILAADLAAIGNIVENQKKAEQQAVANDLASLSKTAESTAIQGADSGTPGASGLVQVYASIVMQEVKKNWRYPVFGQGNDLSARVQISLEESGRITDIKLLDSSGNVDFDDSVLTALRDTEVLPEPPGSSIRTIIVNFNLHDLDQ, translated from the coding sequence ATGAGAATTTTAGGTCTTTTAATCTCATTACTGCTCCATGCAAGTATAATAACACTGGCCATGACATGGGCGGTCTCTTCTCCTGTGAAAATTTCACTGGATATGCCCGTATATCAGGTGGATCTTATTTCTCTTGCACCTGCACCATCCGCTCCGAGTGCTCCTAAAGCACCTGCTAAGCCTGTAGAAAGTCTTTCTAAACCAGGCGCTGTCGCTATTCCTGAGGCTGTTACATCTAAAAAAGCTCCGAAACCTAAGGTTATTCCTGTTAAACCTGTTGAAGCTAAGCCTGTTGTTCCGAAAGCCCAGCCGAAGCCTGAGCCTAAAGTTGAAAAAATTTCTACAAAAAAAATTAAAACTACCAATCCTCCGAAAAAGAAAGTTGCGGAGAAAAAGGTAGAGAAGCCTGCTACTCCAGTTAAGAAAGTGGCTCCTAAAAAGAAGGAAACTCCACCGCCAAAGCCAGCTAAACCCGTTAAACCGGCTAAGCCTAAATTGACGGCTGAACAGATTCTTGCCGCAGACCTTGCCGCCATCGGCAATATTGTCGAGAATCAGAAAAAAGCAGAGCAGCAGGCCGTTGCAAACGATTTGGCCTCGCTTAGCAAAACTGCCGAATCCACTGCGATTCAGGGGGCAGATTCGGGAACTCCTGGTGCATCCGGCCTTGTTCAGGTCTACGCATCTATTGTGATGCAGGAAGTGAAGAAAAACTGGAGGTATCCGGTTTTCGGACAAGGTAATGATCTTTCAGCCCGCGTACAAATTTCTTTGGAAGAGTCTGGAAGAATCACGGACATTAAACTGCTTGATTCTTCTGGCAATGTAGACTTTGATGATTCTGTGTTGACAGCTTTACGAGATACCGAGGTTTTACCCGAGCCTCCGGGAAGTTCAATTCGAACTATCATTGTTAACTTTAACCTGCATGACCTTGATCAGTAG
- the tolR gene encoding protein TolR: protein MGMYTNNRGMLAEINVTPFVDVMLVLLIIFMVTAPMMTQGVEVDLPQTRTVRSLPQDNEHLVLSINAKGEIYLDEYKVGFDELQGHLEKLIKKQNKALFLRADKTVPYGEVVRVMGEIKAAGIDRMGVVAESAPQKPKR from the coding sequence ATGGGAATGTATACCAATAACCGAGGAATGCTTGCTGAGATCAATGTAACTCCTTTTGTTGATGTTATGCTGGTGCTGTTAATCATTTTTATGGTTACAGCGCCTATGATGACTCAGGGAGTTGAAGTTGATCTGCCGCAGACAAGAACAGTGAGATCGCTTCCGCAGGATAATGAACATCTTGTTCTTTCAATTAATGCCAAGGGCGAAATTTACCTTGATGAGTATAAAGTCGGTTTCGATGAGTTACAGGGACATTTGGAAAAGCTGATTAAGAAGCAGAATAAAGCTCTGTTCTTAAGGGCTGATAAGACTGTTCCTTACGGCGAAGTTGTCCGTGTAATGGGCGAAATTAAGGCGGCTGGAATTGATAGAATGGGAGTTGTAGCTGAGTCCGCACCACAGAAGCCGAAGCGTTAG
- a CDS encoding PD40 domain-containing protein, translating into MSKRIYSCLHSVKVILVATIISLMFATGNVRAADTLTVDIFGPGQRKVNIILLPPQTLPEGKYKGAKDRDLPLPSEAGAFSQDIRKNLTFLPFLNSVPVGDILGGDPARGVKPGDVDLKPLRLSKVDLVLTTGWEVLPNGKKNLSIRVIGTFNGRTILGKRYSNVTEELLPLIADRYCSHLMMILTGRSGFFDSSIAFVRKNGKNKEIFTVNPQGRNLRQVSSLGGINLSPNWAPDGMKLVFTRLGSRQHLLCIWDKSTGKIDQKAFAGNTVIGPTFLPDGNLAATLTLNGDSDIFLINGSYKPKRALAKSWAIEVSPDFDKTASKMVFTSGRFGNPHIFMLDMASGQVDRVTRKGKYNTNPTISPDGRFVAFSRQTPLGHRIFVHDMNSGSERQLTFGPGNDEDPAFGPDGYFLAFSSSRAGEYKIYLTTRHGDAAMMVPTGVGIATAPAWGKATKS; encoded by the coding sequence ATGAGCAAAAGAATTTATTCTTGTTTACACAGTGTTAAAGTTATTCTTGTTGCGACAATCATATCTTTGATGTTTGCAACAGGTAATGTCCGCGCTGCAGATACTCTTACAGTTGATATCTTCGGTCCGGGACAACGGAAAGTTAACATTATATTGCTGCCTCCTCAGACTTTGCCGGAAGGTAAATATAAAGGCGCAAAGGACAGAGATCTGCCTCTGCCGTCTGAGGCTGGAGCTTTCAGTCAGGACATTCGCAAGAATCTGACTTTCCTTCCATTTTTAAATTCAGTTCCTGTTGGCGATATTCTGGGCGGAGACCCTGCTCGTGGTGTTAAGCCTGGCGATGTGGATCTTAAACCGTTACGTCTGTCAAAGGTAGATTTAGTGCTGACTACGGGCTGGGAAGTTTTACCTAACGGTAAAAAGAACCTGAGTATCCGGGTTATCGGAACATTTAATGGACGTACAATTCTTGGTAAACGATACTCTAATGTCACTGAAGAGCTGCTGCCGCTAATTGCAGACAGGTATTGTTCTCATCTGATGATGATACTTACAGGGCGCTCCGGATTTTTCGATTCATCCATTGCATTTGTGCGCAAGAACGGAAAAAATAAAGAGATCTTCACTGTAAATCCTCAGGGTAGGAATCTTCGTCAGGTCAGTTCACTTGGCGGTATTAATCTAAGTCCTAACTGGGCTCCTGATGGGATGAAACTAGTTTTTACAAGACTTGGCTCGAGGCAACATCTACTTTGCATATGGGATAAATCTACAGGCAAAATTGATCAAAAAGCCTTCGCTGGTAATACCGTAATCGGGCCGACATTCTTGCCTGACGGAAATCTTGCCGCGACCCTGACTTTAAATGGCGATTCCGATATTTTCCTTATCAATGGTAGTTATAAGCCCAAGCGTGCCTTGGCAAAAAGCTGGGCAATTGAAGTTTCTCCGGATTTTGACAAGACAGCCAGTAAAATGGTTTTTACTTCCGGTCGTTTCGGAAATCCGCATATTTTCATGCTTGATATGGCGAGTGGGCAGGTTGACCGTGTAACACGTAAAGGGAAGTACAATACAAACCCTACAATCAGTCCTGATGGCCGGTTTGTTGCTTTTTCCCGTCAAACACCTTTAGGGCACAGAATTTTCGTTCACGACATGAATTCAGGCAGTGAACGCCAGCTTACTTTTGGCCCCGGTAATGATGAAGATCCTGCGTTTGGGCCGGATGGGTACTTTTTAGCTTTTTCATCCAGTAGAGCTGGTGAATATAAAATTTACCTAACTACGCGTCATGGGGATGCTGCCATGATGGTTCCTACTGGGGTGGGGATTGCAACCGCTC
- a CDS encoding MotA/TolQ/ExbB proton channel family protein, whose amino-acid sequence MDFLPEGGIFAMLASASIVVKSVMCLLAGMSLWSWTIIFSKLISLGRARALVLKGNRIMEDADSLSSGLTAISKTPSSPLNRIGSAAVKEYRILEKSAVSPSHKRRLIKDTLRRILRQRVSSEMKGLSSSLSFLATCANGAPFIGLFGTVWGIMNSFHAIGTAKSAALSAVAPGISEALVATAIGLAVAIPATISYNFLLGVLGGIETEMVNFAGVFLNRVEREVSWVEPPSKSHGDDEDDTSIEV is encoded by the coding sequence ATGGATTTTTTACCTGAGGGCGGAATTTTCGCCATGCTTGCGTCCGCTTCTATAGTGGTAAAAAGTGTAATGTGCTTGCTTGCAGGAATGTCTCTTTGGAGCTGGACCATCATTTTTTCAAAACTTATTTCTCTCGGGAGAGCAAGGGCGCTTGTTCTTAAAGGGAATAGGATTATGGAAGACGCGGATTCTTTGTCATCGGGTTTGACTGCAATTAGCAAAACTCCTTCTTCTCCGCTGAATAGAATCGGTTCAGCGGCAGTAAAAGAGTACCGCATTCTTGAAAAGTCCGCAGTTAGTCCCAGCCATAAGCGAAGGCTTATTAAAGATACTTTACGCAGAATTTTGAGGCAACGGGTCAGCTCTGAGATGAAGGGATTGTCTTCTTCATTATCTTTCCTTGCGACATGCGCAAATGGTGCTCCATTCATCGGCCTTTTCGGGACTGTGTGGGGTATTATGAATTCTTTCCACGCTATCGGGACAGCTAAATCAGCTGCTCTATCCGCAGTTGCACCTGGTATTTCAGAAGCTTTGGTTGCAACAGCTATCGGACTTGCCGTCGCGATTCCTGCTACGATTTCTTATAACTTTTTGCTTGGTGTACTTGGCGGAATTGAGACCGAGATGGTCAATTTTGCGGGAGTATTTCTGAATAGAGTTGAGCGTGAAGTTTCTTGGGTAGAGCCACCTTCTAAAAGTCATGGCGACGATGAAGACGATACTTCTATCGAGGTGTAA